From the genome of Rhodothermia bacterium, one region includes:
- a CDS encoding translocation/assembly module TamB domain-containing protein, whose product MEIVESVKENTPSPKKRTRWLRWLLWRPFLIALILIWLGISTWGTLQTRWGSDQFRKFVVGQLNEQLNGTLTIGRVDGSYWDNISAQDITIWQNGEAVVKIKEIQAAYKPLDLLGGTLHITNLYVRNPEIIGRQNPDSTWNLLGLLKPQPETGGTSQQTILIDRFRITDGQGKLVVLENPTSGKPPSEQKEADRTVRYQQLAFEATALLYQAPRFTGNVQKLGLVARLPEREDDLSLNFSGNVTEKSAHVRTFSLVSGYSQVMGKGYVVLPQKNVHNFSNFHLQVQPFSFREIAPFAPFLDPQESLQGEFKLSAPNGVWQAQTSGSFKKSGAWELVAEADLREPAKISLIGTVEKLNMAYLTAMASYSSDLTGHINAQFSGQSLQSINGAYELVLESGGRWQNYVLKETILKGNAQEGKLTFLLNTGLGTGTLSATGTIRPFDEVPTYDLTGNLAQFDPIILDPTFDFGQFGGQFSLRGQSFDPELASLSGQLDFLPVAVKYPPYRIELKQTKAAFSYLQGVGQFEVSSGVGSGFITTKGRIKMAETLQYQIEKGSLRHFDPRDVLGKEAPPGDINAQFSVDGKGTSPKNLNLTLKAEIQPSRFDIYNVRQGNLSASFANGVLRYTTNATIGESRFFLTGSGKPFDKTPVFSISDGQFSDLNLDDFVLDQALDTRLNGRFTASVTGTDPKTMTISSAFAFGPSRFRTYPIEGFKGNVALVQNLLRYNVELRSAFGDAVFKGQAHPFDQPLSAKIEDGRFSAVNLAALTAEPKLQSHLNGQIEEAYFSGATENDLSGRLSLKLTESRFNRETIQRGHLIVEGNAQKMDYQLHLNPENGLVKVVGSGGLQASEPFYKVQGDLENISLAKWLNLPDTVKTRLSLNLAAEGRGISLETMQLTGKVSTKNSYWDAVRLQTGIGAFRYQEGMLHLDTLSVESNLGTIAGRGPLAVYDNLIGGTSDMQFSGYIKTLTPLSGLVGAKLTGRGAVRGNVRGEVNAWRLRFDTVDEGLGLLGYDDIHIGHARGRLAVEFEAGVPVFQTRTELENLSVPGYVFESATVEVGLRDSVASFGGKFTLDERLSGSGDGMLYIRSDGVMVDLASTRLDLGGKRWQMEKPTQFIWDKDQLGLKDFLLVTDGQKVVIEGGLFKNNSGTLKATVEKVDIAAIADILNFPSLGGVLSGDLEVSGTINTPLMDGNLMLSQITSAGKPVGEASAKLNYQDNRLNIDMRIRHNEGQDLMITGFLPFNLGQLEKPLAGPVDLRLNTDRFNLDWLNPFLDDTFMRDLKGRTTGNVTIGGTFDAPDFRGSLSVRNAQFGLPFLGIQYSDAEADVVFNGDVAQVQKLYVRTAKGNLKGKGTISLSQLNLGYLDLALEADGFQMIRDNTFRVTATGKANLKGTTSRPILDGDVVLNECDVQLNAELMQSARETIQLSQEDLREVEARFGKQANIADTSTVTFYDATDVKLRVRSNGNAWLRSRYNPRMDIEMTGDLEFRKPYRSAEVVVGRLKAVPGRSRVEFGRRFDLTTGDILFNGDMLNPIMNISATYKASAGSWGDEQSITMEISGDVNNTNFRFASNPPMEDTEILSYLAFGKPAQSAFALDNGIVGDLLSTYGYNLVESLLSQRVQESGLADVVELTSSNGEPSLKIGKYISRRFFIALDSKILGGTGGSGFLLEYQAQKWALLRIQQFPSTNDLQDRTLGLYVLLEYAY is encoded by the coding sequence ATGGAAATCGTCGAATCCGTAAAAGAAAATACACCTTCCCCAAAAAAACGCACCCGCTGGCTCCGTTGGTTGCTTTGGCGCCCTTTCTTGATTGCACTAATTTTGATCTGGCTGGGTATAAGCACTTGGGGAACGCTACAAACCAGATGGGGGAGTGATCAGTTTCGGAAATTTGTGGTGGGTCAGCTAAACGAACAACTAAATGGAACCTTGACCATTGGGCGCGTGGATGGTTCTTATTGGGATAACATCAGCGCACAGGATATTACGATTTGGCAAAATGGGGAGGCCGTCGTAAAGATAAAAGAAATTCAGGCAGCTTATAAACCATTGGATTTATTAGGAGGAACACTACATATCACCAACCTCTACGTCCGGAATCCCGAAATTATTGGTCGCCAAAATCCAGACAGTACATGGAATCTTTTGGGATTGTTAAAACCACAACCCGAAACGGGTGGCACCTCGCAGCAAACGATCTTAATAGATCGGTTCCGCATTACGGACGGTCAGGGTAAGTTGGTCGTCTTAGAAAATCCCACCTCTGGGAAACCGCCTTCCGAACAAAAAGAGGCCGATCGAACGGTGCGCTATCAGCAACTGGCGTTTGAGGCGACAGCGTTGCTTTATCAAGCTCCGAGGTTTACCGGAAATGTGCAGAAACTTGGCCTTGTTGCCCGTCTGCCAGAGCGAGAAGACGATTTATCCCTCAATTTTTCCGGGAATGTCACCGAAAAGTCAGCCCATGTACGCACCTTTTCGCTTGTCTCTGGTTATTCTCAGGTTATGGGAAAAGGGTATGTGGTGTTACCCCAAAAAAATGTCCATAATTTCTCCAACTTTCATCTTCAGGTACAACCCTTTTCGTTCCGCGAGATTGCACCTTTTGCGCCTTTCTTAGACCCTCAAGAATCTTTACAAGGGGAATTTAAGCTCTCTGCCCCAAATGGCGTGTGGCAGGCCCAAACTAGCGGATCGTTTAAAAAAAGTGGTGCTTGGGAGCTGGTGGCAGAGGCGGATCTTCGCGAGCCGGCCAAAATTTCGCTTATCGGCACGGTAGAAAAACTAAATATGGCCTATCTAACGGCTATGGCGTCGTATTCCTCAGACCTTACAGGCCATATAAATGCCCAATTCTCCGGACAAAGCCTCCAATCCATAAATGGAGCATATGAGCTTGTATTAGAATCTGGTGGACGTTGGCAAAACTACGTCCTCAAAGAAACCATCTTAAAAGGTAACGCCCAAGAGGGCAAGCTAACCTTTTTGTTAAATACAGGCTTGGGTACGGGAACACTGAGTGCTACGGGGACAATCCGCCCCTTTGATGAAGTTCCTACCTATGACCTTACCGGAAATCTCGCACAGTTTGATCCGATCATATTAGATCCAACATTCGATTTCGGACAATTCGGAGGGCAATTTTCGCTTCGAGGACAAAGCTTCGATCCTGAACTTGCTTCGCTTTCGGGTCAGTTGGACTTCCTACCTGTGGCGGTAAAATACCCCCCTTACCGGATTGAGCTAAAACAAACAAAAGCCGCGTTCTCGTACCTTCAAGGAGTCGGGCAGTTTGAGGTTTCCTCCGGCGTTGGTTCTGGCTTTATCACAACAAAAGGCCGTATCAAGATGGCAGAAACCCTGCAATATCAGATCGAAAAGGGAAGCCTTCGTCATTTTGATCCAAGAGATGTTTTGGGGAAAGAGGCGCCACCGGGGGATATTAATGCCCAATTTTCGGTTGATGGCAAAGGGACTTCGCCCAAAAATCTGAACCTGACTTTAAAGGCCGAAATACAGCCGTCACGGTTTGACATCTACAACGTCCGTCAAGGCAACCTAAGCGCCTCGTTTGCAAATGGTGTTTTGAGATATACAACAAATGCAACCATAGGGGAGAGTCGTTTCTTCCTTACGGGTAGTGGAAAACCTTTCGACAAAACTCCCGTTTTTTCTATTTCTGATGGCCAATTCTCGGATTTAAACTTGGATGATTTTGTATTAGACCAAGCGCTGGATACCCGCCTTAATGGTCGGTTTACAGCAAGTGTTACGGGTACAGATCCTAAAACAATGACCATTTCTTCCGCATTCGCTTTTGGCCCCTCTCGTTTTAGGACATACCCAATAGAAGGGTTTAAGGGCAATGTTGCGCTCGTCCAAAACCTTTTGCGGTACAATGTGGAACTTCGTTCGGCGTTTGGCGACGCCGTTTTTAAAGGACAGGCGCATCCATTTGATCAACCCCTTTCGGCCAAGATAGAGGACGGGCGTTTTAGTGCCGTGAACCTTGCAGCCCTGACGGCAGAACCCAAGTTGCAATCGCATCTAAATGGACAAATTGAAGAGGCCTATTTCTCTGGTGCAACCGAAAATGATCTAAGTGGTCGCCTATCGCTTAAGTTAACAGAAAGCCGCTTTAACCGCGAGACCATCCAGCGCGGGCACTTGATCGTGGAAGGAAATGCGCAGAAGATGGATTACCAACTACACCTTAATCCAGAAAACGGACTTGTAAAGGTTGTGGGGTCTGGAGGACTGCAAGCAAGCGAGCCATTTTATAAGGTGCAGGGCGATTTAGAGAACATCTCCTTGGCCAAGTGGCTAAACTTGCCCGACACCGTTAAGACCAGACTCAGTTTAAACTTGGCCGCCGAGGGACGAGGCATCTCTTTGGAAACTATGCAACTTACGGGAAAGGTTTCCACAAAAAACAGCTATTGGGATGCCGTCCGGCTGCAAACAGGAATTGGCGCGTTTAGGTACCAAGAAGGAATGCTTCACTTGGATACATTATCTGTGGAGAGTAATTTAGGAACCATTGCCGGACGAGGCCCACTTGCTGTCTATGATAATCTTATAGGGGGAACTTCCGACATGCAGTTCTCTGGCTATATCAAAACACTAACGCCCCTCTCTGGATTGGTTGGTGCGAAACTTACCGGAAGAGGGGCTGTGCGCGGTAACGTCCGAGGTGAGGTGAATGCGTGGCGCCTTCGGTTTGATACCGTGGACGAAGGCTTGGGTTTATTGGGCTATGACGATATACATATTGGGCACGCACGAGGACGTTTAGCCGTGGAGTTTGAAGCAGGCGTGCCCGTTTTTCAAACACGAACCGAGTTGGAAAACCTCTCGGTTCCGGGCTATGTCTTTGAAAGTGCAACAGTCGAAGTTGGCTTAAGGGATAGTGTCGCTTCTTTTGGCGGAAAGTTTACCTTGGATGAACGGCTCTCTGGGAGTGGTGATGGTATGCTCTACATACGTTCCGATGGGGTGATGGTGGATTTGGCGTCCACACGGTTGGATCTTGGCGGCAAAAGGTGGCAAATGGAAAAGCCAACCCAGTTTATTTGGGACAAAGACCAATTGGGACTAAAAGACTTCTTGTTGGTAACGGATGGGCAAAAAGTGGTGATCGAAGGGGGGCTTTTCAAAAACAATTCTGGAACCTTAAAGGCTACCGTAGAAAAGGTAGATATTGCCGCCATTGCAGATATTCTAAACTTCCCCAGTCTTGGCGGCGTATTAAGCGGGGATTTGGAAGTCAGTGGTACCATAAATACTCCTCTGATGGATGGAAATCTAATGCTTTCGCAGATTACCTCCGCCGGAAAGCCTGTTGGAGAGGCCAGTGCCAAACTCAACTATCAAGACAATCGCTTGAATATAGACATGCGTATCCGGCATAATGAGGGACAAGACCTTATGATTACAGGCTTCCTACCTTTTAATTTAGGTCAATTGGAGAAACCCTTAGCAGGACCAGTAGATCTACGGTTAAATACAGATCGGTTTAACCTCGACTGGTTAAATCCATTTTTAGACGATACCTTTATGCGTGACCTAAAAGGCCGCACAACCGGAAACGTAACCATAGGCGGCACTTTTGACGCACCCGATTTCCGTGGAAGCTTGTCCGTCCGGAATGCGCAGTTTGGATTGCCCTTTTTGGGCATTCAATATAGCGACGCAGAGGCCGATGTGGTCTTTAACGGCGATGTCGCCCAAGTTCAAAAACTCTACGTCCGTACTGCCAAGGGAAATCTCAAAGGCAAAGGAACCATCTCGCTTTCACAACTTAATTTGGGCTACTTAGACTTAGCCTTAGAGGCAGATGGTTTCCAAATGATTCGGGATAACACCTTCCGCGTAACGGCAACAGGCAAAGCAAACCTCAAGGGCACTACCTCAAGACCAATCTTGGATGGGGATGTTGTGCTGAATGAGTGCGACGTCCAGCTCAATGCCGAATTGATGCAATCGGCACGCGAAACCATTCAACTTTCCCAAGAAGACCTCCGAGAAGTGGAAGCACGGTTTGGGAAACAAGCCAATATTGCGGACACCTCTACCGTCACGTTCTATGATGCAACGGATGTGAAACTACGGGTGCGCTCGAATGGCAATGCTTGGCTGCGAAGCCGCTACAACCCACGAATGGATATCGAAATGACAGGCGATCTGGAATTTAGGAAACCATACCGAAGTGCAGAAGTGGTGGTTGGGCGGCTCAAGGCGGTTCCGGGGAGAAGTCGCGTAGAGTTCGGGAGAAGATTCGATCTAACCACCGGGGATATTCTGTTTAATGGCGATATGTTAAACCCCATCATGAACATCAGCGCCACCTATAAAGCGAGTGCGGGCAGTTGGGGAGATGAACAAAGCATCACCATGGAAATTTCAGGCGATGTAAACAATACCAACTTTCGCTTCGCTTCTAATCCACCAATGGAGGATACCGAAATCTTGAGCTATCTGGCTTTTGGAAAGCCTGCACAATCGGCTTTTGCCTTAGACAATGGGATTGTTGGAGACTTGCTCTCTACTTATGGCTACAACCTCGTAGAGTCCTTACTATCTCAGCGTGTACAAGAAAGTGGGCTTGCGGATGTCGTGGAGCTAACATCCTCCAACGGGGAACCATCCCTCAAAATAGGAAAGTATATTTCACGGCGTTTCTTTATTGCATTAGACTCAAAGATTCTCGGTGGAACCGGTGGGTCTGGATTTTTATTAGAATACCAAGCCCAAAAATGGGCCTTGTTAAGGATACAACAATTTCCCTCAACCAATGACCTACAAGACCGGACACTGGGGTTGTACGTCCTACTTGAGTATGCGTACTGA
- a CDS encoding RNA polymerase sigma factor: MLDNIKQLPSRQGLSDLELVRRFKQGDRDLAFDQLVRRYQERIYWTVRRIVGSHEDADDVAQETFVTMWQKLDSFREDANFFTWLYRVSVNAALGHLRRSKMKRFVSLETLVQPFEDPDMQSDRNMLNDERISAVEQAIQALPPQQRVVFCMRYYDGLKYEEISVMLGKSTGTLKANYHHAIKKLEQALKDEFAQT; this comes from the coding sequence ATGCTCGACAACATTAAACAACTGCCTTCACGACAAGGACTCAGCGATTTGGAACTGGTTCGCCGATTTAAACAAGGGGATCGGGACTTGGCGTTCGACCAATTGGTTCGTCGTTATCAAGAGCGTATCTACTGGACGGTTCGCCGTATTGTAGGCTCGCACGAAGATGCCGATGACGTTGCCCAAGAAACCTTTGTGACCATGTGGCAAAAGTTAGACAGCTTCCGCGAAGACGCCAATTTCTTTACTTGGCTCTACCGTGTAAGCGTCAATGCAGCCTTAGGACACCTCCGGCGGAGCAAGATGAAACGGTTTGTTAGCCTAGAGACATTGGTACAACCGTTTGAAGACCCAGATATGCAGTCTGACCGGAATATGTTGAACGATGAGCGGATCTCCGCAGTCGAGCAAGCGATTCAGGCACTTCCTCCACAGCAACGGGTTGTGTTTTGCATGAGATACTATGATGGTCTCAAATACGAAGAGATCAGTGTAATGCTTGGGAAGAGTACCGGGACCTTGAAGGCGAATTATCATCACGCCATCAAGAAACTAGAGCAGGCACTCAAAGATGAGTTTGCACAAACCTAA
- a CDS encoding OmpA family protein has translation MAFFFQKKAPPESTKNRTTQQTTTEKGELESLRWLLMGKERADIRKLEERVTEFEHRGITSDQVGDLLPDSIVKRSQADDKLVRSLTPVVEDAIRESITQNRFRIADILFPSMGPAIRKSIAQALRAFGETNQPEHEQYRSLFSLKGLKWRWEAIRTGRNFDDVLLAHTLLYRVEHIVLIHKESGLLLQELHAPNVPNFEADLFSSMLTALRDFAKDSLGRKEALDVLKYEGFSIVTAEGPQAYIAAVVRGNPPESLSTLLLEALENIHFEQQLAFRAFSGDTDIFEPSKPYLENCLDASYVPSRQTVSPAKMVLVLKWGGVLLVIGTLLYVVARDTIRWNRFVQTMRETPGYMITEAEKDWFTASGFGRYWLRGIKDPLAEDVVHQNMNGIGLNSNRIDVDWTPFTSLEKPILIRRLEKRLIPPKRLELRLTHDLVLQPVGVANNEWIEKAKTIIPAFDGVNGIDTQFILSPEDYLNKNLIPELTQGRVFFDRGKSFLNPYMIGVMAAKIKEIFDVAAQNQLPYPTIVLEGRTDGPQTPANQTLSIQRAESVKKVFVEDYHIPAAYLAIVGYGSSRPVKPFYPGQDVDQANRSVVISVK, from the coding sequence ATGGCCTTCTTTTTCCAGAAAAAAGCACCCCCAGAATCCACTAAAAACCGGACAACGCAACAAACCACAACTGAAAAAGGTGAGTTGGAGTCTTTGCGGTGGCTATTAATGGGCAAAGAACGGGCTGACATCCGAAAATTAGAGGAGCGGGTCACGGAGTTTGAACACCGAGGCATTACGTCCGACCAAGTGGGGGATCTCCTGCCTGATAGTATTGTTAAACGGTCTCAGGCAGACGATAAATTGGTTAGAAGCCTAACCCCTGTTGTCGAAGACGCCATCCGAGAATCCATCACCCAAAACCGATTTCGGATAGCGGACATCTTGTTCCCTTCTATGGGGCCAGCCATACGGAAGTCTATCGCTCAAGCTTTGCGTGCCTTTGGCGAAACCAACCAACCAGAACACGAACAATACCGTAGTTTGTTTTCGCTTAAAGGGCTTAAGTGGCGATGGGAGGCTATCCGCACGGGTCGTAATTTTGACGATGTTCTTCTGGCGCACACCCTGCTGTATCGTGTAGAACACATTGTTTTAATTCACAAAGAAAGCGGTCTTTTATTACAGGAACTACATGCTCCCAATGTGCCGAATTTTGAGGCAGATCTTTTTTCCTCAATGCTTACCGCCCTGCGTGATTTTGCTAAAGACTCTCTTGGTCGGAAAGAGGCGCTGGATGTCTTAAAATATGAAGGATTTTCAATTGTGACAGCAGAAGGGCCTCAAGCATATATCGCAGCAGTTGTTAGAGGAAACCCGCCAGAAAGCCTTAGCACACTCTTGCTTGAAGCCCTCGAAAATATCCATTTTGAACAACAGTTGGCCTTTCGAGCCTTCAGTGGTGATACCGATATTTTTGAACCATCCAAACCCTATTTAGAAAACTGTTTGGATGCCTCCTATGTCCCTTCTCGGCAAACCGTCAGCCCTGCCAAAATGGTACTGGTCTTGAAGTGGGGCGGCGTACTTTTGGTGATAGGCACACTCTTGTACGTTGTTGCCCGCGATACAATCCGCTGGAACCGTTTTGTGCAAACCATGCGCGAAACACCGGGATACATGATTACGGAAGCTGAAAAAGACTGGTTCACAGCCTCCGGCTTCGGACGTTACTGGCTAAGAGGCATTAAAGACCCACTCGCCGAGGATGTTGTACATCAAAATATGAATGGTATTGGCTTAAATTCAAATCGAATAGATGTTGACTGGACGCCCTTTACCTCGCTGGAGAAGCCCATTCTCATCCGGAGATTGGAAAAAAGATTAATCCCCCCAAAACGTCTTGAACTTCGTCTGACACACGACTTGGTGTTGCAGCCTGTGGGGGTTGCCAATAATGAATGGATCGAAAAAGCTAAAACCATTATCCCAGCTTTTGATGGGGTCAATGGTATAGATACACAGTTTATCTTATCGCCCGAAGATTATTTGAACAAGAACCTCATTCCAGAATTAACACAAGGGCGCGTTTTTTTTGACCGAGGGAAATCCTTCTTAAATCCCTATATGATCGGCGTAATGGCGGCCAAGATTAAGGAAATATTTGATGTTGCGGCCCAGAACCAACTACCGTACCCAACCATCGTGCTTGAAGGCCGAACAGATGGTCCCCAAACCCCTGCCAATCAAACCCTTAGCATCCAACGTGCGGAATCTGTAAAAAAGGTATTTGTAGAGGATTATCATATCCCTGCTGCATACCTTGCGATCGTCGGATATGGCTCCTCGCGTCCAGTAAAACCGTTTTATCCCGGTCAAGATGTCGACCAAGCCAACCGTAGTGTTGTGATCTCCGTAAAGTGA
- a CDS encoding L,D-transpeptidase, which yields MFIRFSVFTKMAFFLSLLFPRLYAQEIVLDNAPKIVEELYYVVAQKAKWYSERDSSTAKGGLPFRETVWVVNRLNGWDYIRRVNDTYAYVPTKVLSNIWLQAQKTKGRLNLFAGSTLIKSYPADFGHNTQDTLKIQRGTLTDKKHWVTPEGTFYIAQFNPRSEYYKAMILSYPTPADAERGLRQKLITSAQHRAILDAHANFRLPPMNTALGGLIEIHGKGSGRRMNWTQGCIALRDIYMDELWAKVPLGAPVVVER from the coding sequence ATGTTTATACGCTTCTCCGTTTTCACAAAAATGGCTTTCTTTCTTAGCCTTTTATTTCCAAGGCTTTATGCACAAGAAATTGTTCTTGACAACGCGCCTAAGATTGTAGAAGAGTTGTATTATGTCGTAGCGCAAAAAGCAAAATGGTATTCAGAACGCGACTCGTCCACCGCTAAGGGCGGGTTACCTTTTCGGGAAACCGTCTGGGTGGTGAATCGCCTAAACGGTTGGGATTATATTCGTCGGGTAAACGACACCTATGCTTATGTCCCAACCAAGGTGCTTTCTAACATCTGGTTACAAGCCCAAAAAACAAAAGGGAGGTTGAACTTATTTGCAGGAAGCACCTTGATTAAATCTTACCCCGCAGACTTTGGGCACAACACCCAAGACACCTTAAAGATCCAGCGTGGAACCCTAACGGACAAGAAACACTGGGTAACTCCAGAAGGAACTTTTTACATTGCTCAATTCAATCCCCGTAGCGAATACTACAAAGCTATGATTCTAAGCTACCCCACACCCGCCGATGCCGAACGCGGGTTGCGGCAAAAGCTAATTACCTCCGCACAACACCGCGCCATTTTGGATGCACACGCCAACTTCCGGCTTCCGCCCATGAATACAGCACTCGGTGGCCTGATAGAAATTCATGGAAAAGGGTCTGGTAGGCGGATGAACTGGACACAAGGCTGTATTGCCCTGCGCGATATTTATATGGATGAATTGTGGGCTAAGGTTCCATTAGGAGCACCTGTGGTGGTAGAGCGCTAA
- a CDS encoding glycoside hydrolase family 18 protein, with translation MIKYRYFLLFLGLADLSFAQTPFRVAGFYSPEALFARQYEPADIPADELTHLFYAFVVPRDLNGDGYYEATWANLEVVQRTMFSRSLVPRDTLRIDRRGVLRQLVFLKRKYPHLRILLSVGGACSYDAMAGECIALHERFVQITKDAAHRERFVASLMQLFTNPLSDGSGQRLFDGIDVDWEFPGAGEKKVFVAFMRELRNKLDEMGSGRRERYLLTFDGPATTYFLQHYDVRALAGIVDWVNVMAYLYHMPQAWNPHTGHNAPFAGNAEDGHGKGYNIQEMSVAAWLNAGMPPEKIVLGVPYFGVGYTGVKPGKKEKLPGLHQPYHGPLVPGGEVPYDDLWGVAEPYRNAVLYEDEFSKAAFLYNRSKKVWISLETPESLFLKTQWAKSKGLGGIFAWELSQETMGGSGQSPLTRTIGWAARKEGYSLPSQGVSFEDCPENRAVRCAVNLFLHQPTWVQVSHKTEKGVAILQVLKRLPPGAYRYSWEHSLAVPKSSIIEVMLEAQKQEFVVN, from the coding sequence ATGATAAAGTACCGCTATTTCTTGCTGTTTTTGGGACTGGCAGACCTTTCTTTTGCCCAAACACCCTTTCGAGTTGCTGGGTTTTATTCGCCAGAGGCGCTCTTTGCCCGCCAATATGAGCCAGCAGATATACCGGCAGATGAACTCACCCATCTTTTTTATGCGTTTGTGGTTCCGAGAGACCTAAATGGTGATGGATACTATGAAGCAACATGGGCGAATCTGGAGGTGGTGCAAAGGACTATGTTTAGCCGTTCCCTTGTCCCGCGAGACACCTTGCGGATAGACCGTCGGGGGGTATTGCGGCAATTGGTGTTTTTGAAGCGTAAATACCCGCACCTCCGGATTCTATTATCGGTTGGCGGGGCTTGTTCCTACGATGCAATGGCCGGAGAATGTATTGCACTACATGAGCGGTTCGTACAAATCACGAAAGACGCTGCACATCGGGAGCGGTTTGTGGCGTCGCTTATGCAACTTTTTACGAACCCATTGTCAGATGGCAGTGGGCAAAGATTGTTTGATGGCATAGATGTGGACTGGGAGTTCCCCGGAGCAGGTGAAAAAAAGGTGTTCGTTGCATTTATGCGGGAACTCCGGAATAAGTTGGATGAAATGGGTAGCGGACGACGCGAACGGTATCTCCTGACGTTTGATGGACCGGCGACAACCTATTTCTTGCAACATTATGACGTCCGTGCGCTTGCTGGTATTGTGGATTGGGTGAATGTGATGGCCTATTTGTACCATATGCCGCAAGCATGGAATCCGCATACGGGGCATAATGCCCCCTTCGCAGGGAACGCTGAGGATGGTCACGGGAAAGGCTATAATATCCAAGAAATGTCGGTGGCGGCATGGCTTAATGCAGGTATGCCGCCGGAAAAAATTGTATTGGGCGTACCCTATTTCGGAGTGGGATATACGGGTGTAAAGCCGGGAAAAAAAGAGAAATTACCGGGTTTACACCAGCCCTATCACGGCCCCTTGGTTCCGGGTGGCGAGGTTCCCTACGACGATCTTTGGGGCGTAGCAGAGCCATATCGGAATGCAGTGCTTTACGAGGACGAATTCTCTAAAGCGGCATTCTTGTATAACCGTAGCAAAAAGGTCTGGATAAGCCTCGAAACACCAGAATCTTTGTTCTTAAAAACACAATGGGCAAAGTCAAAAGGCTTAGGCGGTATATTTGCATGGGAATTGAGCCAAGAAACAATGGGTGGAAGCGGTCAGTCGCCGCTTACGCGGACAATTGGATGGGCTGCTCGCAAGGAAGGATATTCGCTCCCGTCCCAAGGTGTTTCCTTCGAGGATTGTCCGGAAAATCGTGCTGTGCGCTGTGCAGTGAACCTGTTTTTGCATCAACCAACTTGGGTGCAAGTATCACACAAAACTGAAAAAGGCGTAGCAATACTACAAGTCCTTAAAAGGCTTCCTCCCGGAGCATATCGTTATTCATGGGAGCACAGTCTTGCTGTCCCCAAATCCTCAATCATAGAGGTCATGCTTGAAGCACAAAAACAAGAATTTGTGGTAAACTAA